A window of the Paraburkholderia sp. ZP32-5 genome harbors these coding sequences:
- a CDS encoding glycoside hydrolase family 19 protein, whose product MANTTPPNPPSTPVKLLSFAFPFRKKGQTNGGAATDFTDEHEIYQLLKQESSGAFPVSSGGMWHGGIHITEAGAGQSMDIQGGIRCIADGEVVAWRLNRAYPVSEIPAHDGQSAVQAPYSTGFALVKHTMEFPPGTKLTFFSLYMHLQDYAGYESDPTLPWPAYWAAKVEVTQDTIDKPNPGANGQPVPGGQTGLNVHVSKPNGAVLGILPQGTQVSLSRREGNWGQIADDPGALYPPTIGTYVPSSVAKDRWIFLGKEIGREGPVVKNVVPDSSFDCVNVVPEEKRVKVKAGDVVGFLGRYDSLRDSTSTRMVHIEVFCDDSIKQFIAAGRAWVNSNVGNASQWSQLGLSSQPTILRVGTGVQLYQAPPPGQPGQDQKQTDVIQVYQLASLPRDSNHMVAETATGNDGQKRNWWKVDSADIQRNPISGWVREQSFAGGMVASEHAQSWVDFVCHDEDHDPTHTIFAASQDYVDYKTDKQTPNPGSKDKLSPLMAAIYSELFPTGDGAHAADELADIGQGPQGSGFPWVAFRASRLIPKHESEWANPAKWQELVSAIEQHTGPKPEHEEEKKRIANLVWWDEVQAGVQGFPGSDVFHIHPVGLVGNFCQGGFRFTLPMMQHMFPNANSVILQQVIDELNPHLDLFRLDSLVRRNHFFAQVKQEVGPSLAIDDESLNYSATALATGGIYTYFTSHPADAQTYGRTNQHPANQEAIANHAYAGQDGNGGILTGDGYRYRGRGMIQLTHRGGYRRFTLWHRQNGENWIADENINFEETPDIVGQVKFAVRSACYFWVVNRLYNVADAGSALTVVDNVTRVVNPGLFHGAPSSQKTASITGRRTNFSEIDNWGGLQ is encoded by the coding sequence ATGGCAAATACGACTCCACCGAATCCGCCTAGCACGCCCGTGAAGCTGCTTTCGTTTGCGTTTCCGTTTCGCAAGAAAGGACAGACGAACGGAGGTGCGGCGACAGACTTTACTGACGAGCACGAGATATACCAACTTCTGAAACAGGAGTCTTCAGGCGCTTTCCCGGTTAGCAGCGGCGGGATGTGGCACGGAGGTATTCACATCACCGAGGCGGGCGCCGGTCAGTCGATGGATATCCAGGGTGGGATACGCTGCATTGCTGATGGCGAAGTCGTCGCGTGGCGTCTGAATCGTGCCTACCCAGTCAGCGAGATCCCGGCTCATGATGGACAATCCGCAGTCCAGGCGCCGTACAGCACGGGTTTTGCATTGGTCAAACACACGATGGAGTTTCCGCCGGGCACGAAGCTCACGTTCTTCAGCCTGTACATGCATCTGCAGGACTACGCTGGTTATGAAAGCGACCCGACGCTTCCTTGGCCGGCTTATTGGGCTGCCAAGGTCGAAGTGACACAGGACACTATTGACAAACCGAATCCCGGCGCAAACGGGCAGCCAGTGCCGGGTGGACAGACAGGACTGAATGTCCATGTCAGCAAGCCTAACGGAGCCGTTCTCGGCATTCTCCCGCAGGGTACGCAGGTGAGTCTTTCCAGGCGGGAGGGGAACTGGGGGCAAATAGCGGACGATCCGGGTGCGTTATATCCGCCCACGATCGGTACATATGTGCCATCCAGCGTTGCGAAAGATCGGTGGATTTTTTTGGGCAAGGAGATCGGCCGCGAGGGTCCCGTCGTGAAAAACGTCGTGCCGGATTCGTCCTTTGACTGTGTGAATGTCGTACCCGAGGAGAAGCGGGTCAAGGTCAAGGCTGGTGACGTGGTCGGTTTCCTGGGGCGCTACGACTCCTTGCGCGATTCAACCTCGACCCGGATGGTGCATATCGAGGTGTTCTGCGATGACAGTATCAAGCAGTTCATCGCGGCAGGACGGGCTTGGGTCAACAGCAATGTTGGGAACGCGTCCCAGTGGAGTCAACTGGGGTTGTCATCGCAGCCAACGATCCTGCGCGTCGGCACTGGAGTGCAACTGTACCAGGCACCGCCACCCGGGCAACCTGGTCAGGACCAGAAGCAGACCGATGTGATACAGGTTTATCAGCTTGCGTCACTGCCGCGTGATTCCAATCACATGGTCGCGGAAACCGCTACTGGCAATGACGGACAGAAGCGCAATTGGTGGAAAGTCGACAGCGCGGATATACAACGCAATCCCATTTCAGGATGGGTGCGTGAGCAGAGCTTCGCCGGCGGTATGGTTGCCAGCGAGCATGCGCAAAGCTGGGTAGATTTTGTCTGTCACGACGAGGACCATGATCCAACACATACCATTTTTGCGGCGAGCCAGGACTATGTCGACTACAAGACCGATAAGCAGACGCCTAACCCGGGCTCCAAAGACAAGCTTAGCCCACTCATGGCCGCAATCTACAGTGAGCTCTTTCCGACTGGTGACGGTGCTCATGCTGCCGACGAACTGGCCGACATAGGGCAGGGCCCACAGGGTTCTGGATTTCCGTGGGTTGCGTTCCGGGCTTCACGTCTGATTCCGAAGCATGAGAGCGAATGGGCCAACCCCGCGAAATGGCAGGAATTGGTCAGTGCGATTGAGCAGCACACCGGCCCGAAACCTGAACACGAAGAGGAAAAGAAGCGTATTGCCAATCTGGTCTGGTGGGATGAGGTCCAGGCGGGTGTGCAGGGGTTTCCGGGGTCGGATGTTTTTCATATTCATCCGGTTGGGCTGGTGGGGAATTTTTGCCAAGGTGGTTTTCGCTTTACCCTGCCGATGATGCAGCACATGTTTCCTAACGCGAACTCGGTGATTCTGCAACAGGTTATAGACGAGCTTAATCCCCATCTAGATCTATTCAGGTTGGACAGCCTTGTCCGTCGTAATCATTTCTTCGCACAGGTTAAACAGGAGGTTGGACCCAGCTTGGCAATTGACGACGAAAGTCTAAATTATTCCGCCACGGCACTGGCAACTGGTGGAATATATACCTACTTCACTTCTCATCCGGCAGACGCGCAGACGTATGGAAGAACAAACCAACATCCTGCAAATCAAGAGGCTATTGCTAACCATGCATACGCTGGGCAAGATGGAAACGGCGGTATTTTGACTGGCGATGGATATCGCTATCGAGGCCGAGGGATGATTCAGTTGACGCATAGAGGTGGATATAGACGCTTTACTCTTTGGCATCGTCAAAATGGTGAAAACTGGATTGCAGACGAGAATATAAATTTCGAAGAAACTCCTGACATAGTGGGCCAAGTGAAGTTCGCCGTTCGTTCAGCCTGCTATTTTTGGGTGGTGAACCGTCTATACAATGTGGCGGATGCTGGTTCGGCATTGACCGTTGTTGACAATGTCACGAGAGTTGTAAATCCAGGATTGTTTCACGGAGCACCAAGTTCACAGAAAACCGCAAGTATTACTGGACGGCGAACTAACTTCAGTGAAATCGATAATTGGGGAGGTCTACAGTGA